From the Paenibacillus sp. MMS20-IR301 genome, the window CCAGCCGCAGCGGATCACCGCTCAGCTGGAAGGGAACCTCGGGAGGAATCTCGACCGACAGCCTCAGGCCCTTGTCCTGCGCTGACTGGCCTGATAGATCTATCGCATGCCCGATCACATCCGGCAGCTCGAAATCTATATTCTCCAGCTCCAGCCGGCCTGATTCCACCTTAGAGAAATCAAGAATTTCATTAATAATGCCAAGCAGCGAAGTACCGGCATTATGGATTTTAGAAATATAATCCTTCTGTTTAGGATCAAGGTCTGTCTTGAGTGCAAGATGGGCCATACCGATAATCGCATTCATCGGCGTCCGGATCTCGTGGCTCATATTGGCCAGGAACTGGGACTTGGCAGCTGTTGCTTCTTCAGCCAGATTAAGCGCGAACTTCAGCTCCTCCTCCTTACGCTTCACCTCGGTAATATCCTCGGATACACTTAGCAGATACAGCGGGGTGCCGTCCGAATCCAGCAGCGGTACCTTTGAGGTCAGGACATACTTCAGATTGCACAGCTCGGCATCGTCTGTATTAATTTCAATTTCACTGAAAAATTTACCCGTATCCAGCACTTTCCGGTCACTGCTGTTCAGCCTGCTCGCAAGCTCCCTTGGAAACAGATCATAATTATCCTTGCCTTCCATCTCCTCCGGAGTGAAGCCGACAAAAGCGGCCCCGGCCTGATTAGCCTTGAAGATCTTCAGGGTCTGCGCTTCTTTGACAGTGATCATGACCGGAATGTGGTTAATGATGGCATCGAGGAAATTACGGCTGTTAAGCAGCTCCTTCTCCTTGGACTTCATTACGCTGATATCCGTCAGAATTCCCATATATCCGCCAACCGTACCGTCTGACAGATGATAGGCCGACAATGAATACAGGATATCATGCACTTCCCCGGACGCGAATTCCCGCTGCACCTGCCGGTTCACCGGCTGCCCGCTGATTATCACTTCCTCTTTCATCTCATTAATGATGCCCAGATCCTTACTGGAGAGATAGGGCAGATCGGACATCGGGGTTCCCGTCAACACCTCGCGGGATACCTGGAAGGCTTCCTCATAGGCTGTATTACAGCCGAAGAAATTCCCTTCAGCATCCATATACAGCATCGGGTGCGGCAAAGTATCCACCAGCTGGGAGGTGAAATACAGCTGATCGGAAAGCTCTTTTTTGATTCTTTTATACTCTGAGACATTCTCCTTAATGCCTACATAATGCGTAGTCTCTCCGTTATCATTAGTTATGGATGAGATAATTACAGCTTCGGTGTATTCTTCACCGCTCTTCTTGCGGTTGATGAATTCCCCCTGCCATTTTCCTTCAAGCTTAAGAGTCTCCCACAAATTACGGTAGGTTTCCCGGCTGGTTTTGTTCGATTTCAGAATGCCCGGTGTTTTACCGACGACCTCCTCCAATGTATAACCCGTAACCTCAGTGAAGTAGGGGTTTATGTATTCTATCCGGGTGTCCTTATCGGTAATTACAATAGACAGGGGAGATTGCTCAACAACGTCCATATAAAGTTTCAGCTTCTCACTGTACTCTCTTTCCGTCTCAAGCAGCTTCCTGGTGTTATTGATCTGTTTGGCGTACAGCCGTACGATGAAATAAGCCATAATAATAATAGTGAAATACAGGAACACATACACTGAGAACCCTTTGATTACGAAGACAAGCGCCGGATAAGCCAGGAACAGTATCCCGCCCTTTAACGTCCGCCCCTCCGCCTCCGGCTGTTGTTCATCCGCTTCCTGTACTGCCTGTTTCGGATACTTATAGAGCAGAATTCCGCTGGCGGCGGCACATAATACTGATATTTTATAGAATCCGTCTATAGGATAGCCCGAAATAATTCCATCACTGAGCGCCTGCATCAGATCCAGACAAGAAATCATGGACAGCGAGAACGTCAGCAGTATAAATCCCGAATTAAGGTATTCACGCCTCATATATACCCAGACCAGCATGAGCGCAGCCAGCGTCAGCAGCGGAACCAGCAGATAGAAGAACAGAATCAGGCTGCGGTAATTCATCTCCGTCAACGGTGAGAATCCGTCCTGAAAGAAAACAAACCAGACGCTGCCCACAATACATTCCAGTGTCGTAATCTGATCCCACAGCACCTGCAGCTTATTCATGCCGCGCTTGAAGATGCCGTACAGCTGCAAAGCCGCAATCAGTATAAAAATCCGGGTAACGCAGTAGAAAGTCAGGATAGTAAGAGTGAACGCCGAAGTATCCTCCCTGCCGAATTTGAAGCCATATTGGCCTATAATCAATAGCGCATTACAGATTACCCACAGGAAGAAGCCGAACTGGATCAGCCGCAGCGGCCGTTTCAGCAGTGATGGCGGAGGGCCTGATACCCGGTAATAGATGCAGACCAGCATTGGCGTGATAATCGTAAGAATTCCCCACAGGGGGCGGATATCCAGCAGCACTGACACCAGATAGGCTGCCAAGTAGACCGCCAGTCCCCCTAATAATCTGTTAGCTCTATATCTCTCCATCCCAATGCCAACCACCCTTGCCTCTATCTATTTTCCATCCCTGCAAAAGGAAATCTGTGCCTATCTATTCTATACGCAGATGTCATCGTCCCTCTACCTTTTTTTTCGACATTGTTCAGCAAAATACTTAGCTATTCCCGCCGAAAACCGGAAATCTATTAAATGCAAAAAAACCTCCCGGTTATCCGGGAAGCTTCTAATGAAATCTACAGGTTACACACCGTCATTCCGCCGTTTCCGCCTGATGCGCTTCCATCCACTCGCTTCCGAGCACGCCATAGGCATAAGTATTATGCCATCTCGGATTGCCGTATTCATCATGCTTGAAATACCCGGTCTGCAGAAAATGCCCTTCCCGGCGCAGCTTCAGCCGCTCCAGCAAATGCCATGATCGGTGATTATCCGGATTGCAAAATGCAGTCACCCGCCTGATTCCAAGCGTGCCGAACCCGTACGTAAGCAGCTTGCGGCAAGCCTCCACCGCATACCCGCAACCCTGATACCGGCCGTTAAACACATACCCCAGCATCCAGGTCTGAAACTGCGGAGGGTCCTGCTGCTGAAAATACAAGTTTCCGATCAGCTTACCGCTATCCTTCAGACACACAGCCCAAAAAGCCGGATCATCAGCCCGCCGCACGGCCTCAGTCTTGCTTGATGCTTCATCATATACACCGTAAGGCTCAAATCTCACAACTTCCTCCTGAGACAGATAATCATGCAGATCCTCTCCGTCCCCAGCCCTGAAGCGCCGGATGATTAACCGCTCCGTTGCGAATTCTTCCATTTGTCATTCCCCCGTTTTTGTACGCATAGAGAGTGTGATTCTGCCGCTTTTTTCATCTTATAAGCACATCCGATAGAAATCCAGTGTATCCGGTACTGAATCGGTCCATTTTCTTACAAATATACGAAACATTTTTTTCCAATCCACGTCTATACCTACAAATAACCGAAAGGACGGAAACTATGAAAATTAAACCCAAATTACTGCTTCTACCTGCACTGGCATTCGCACTCGCTTTCAGCATCCCTGCCGCTCCGGCCTCAGCAGCCAAGTCCGCTTCCGAAGTCCAGATTCAAATCACCTTCAGCAACGGACTGGACATAACCGGATCGGCAATAAGCAAGGCCCAGATTAAGAACGGTGTCTCCTATATGCCTGCCAGTCTGGTCAAGATTGCGGGAATCGAGATTGCCTGGAACAATTCAAGTAAAACCGCGTCATTCACCGGCTGGAACAAAAGCTTCCAGGTAAAGCTTGGCAGCATCAGCGGGGTACTCGACGGGAACAAGATCTCCCTGGACGGCGCTCCTTACATGTACAACAAGGAATTGTATGTTCCCGCCAAATTTCTGGCCAAAGCCATGGAAGGCGGGCCGGTAGTCTGGGATCCTGCAGCCAAAACACTGCTGCTGAACCGCCTGCATATGTACCGCAGCTATTCTGAAACCTATGAAGGTCAGGTCTACTCCTTGTCGCTTGACAGCGGAGAGCTCTATGTAACTTCGAAACAGAATAAGAAAACCAGGCTTGCCACACTGGGCTACGGCCTGGATCTCGTTGACTTCACCTTTGAGCGTACACCTGCCGGTCTTACACTGCTGCAGATCAGCAATAACTACGGTGAACCTCATATCCATGTTGAGTATTACAGCTATCTATTGAAGAATGGCAGCATCCTCCGCCAGGGGCATACCGATTTCCATACTACCTTCGGCGAGGCTGCAGTCTGGGCTGACGGCAAGCTGGTCATGAATGACCGGCAGACACTTAGGCTGATCGAGGATGGAACGTGCGCAGTAGCCGAGACGATAGATTTGCCTGAGCTGCTGGGTACTAGCGTAACACGCGATGTCTACTATAATGTTGAAGCGGTCTATCCCGATGTGCTGTTGGTCCGCCCCTCTAACAACGCCTTCCTCACGCTTGTCAACCGTTCGACCGGCGAACAGACTCTGCTGTACAAAGAACTGCTGAATCCCAGCCGCCAGCAGCAGGTAGAGCAGCCGGACTCCATGTTCCCAGGGGATTATCTTTACCTGATCAAGCGGGATGGTGATGTGTTCACCTTCAAGGCCCGCAACATGGTTAACGGCAAGGACGAGGTATATACGTATACTCTTGCGGGTACGGAGTAACCTCCATAATATTAAAAAGCCCGCCGGCCAAGGCCGGTGGGCAAGGAGTTAAAACGCGGTAATATGCGCATAAAAAAAGGCCCTCGAACCGAGCGACCAGCAGCGATGCTACAAACTGTGCAATGCTTCCATAATGTTGTCCTTCAAATACAGATGCTTCTCGGGTAATACGACTTCCTTGGCACCTGACACCTGAACACCTTGAGTACGCGCTTCTGTCTCTACTGCCTCAACAAATGACATCCTGTTGTCTTCCACATTTACCCTGATGTTATGTACATCCAGCAGATCAAGTATCAGAGTATGGTTTGTCTGTTCCATAGCAGATAGCTCCTTTCAGCATTTTCTCTATTGTGTCATAATGCGTCAGCTTTTGCCATGAAATATTTAACAGGATTTTTTATTTTACAAAAGGATACAAAACCCCGTCTGCCCCTAATTATAAAGGGCTGCAGACGGGGTTCTTCACGGTACAGCGTACATTCCGCTACTTGTTCATTCCGCCCAGGCTCGCGCCTGGAGCAAAGATCCGCTGAATATTGTGTTGCACCTCTGGATCTTCAATTAACGGCGGTGCCTGATGCGGCTTCACCCGGGCATCGATAATGACATTATCACAGCCCCAGTGCTTATGCTCCACTGTACTGTTCACCCCGTAGATATCATGGGAAGGGTTACTCCGGGTGAAGGTCGCCCAGAGGAAATTATTATGATGTCCGGACAGGAAACGGCTGTCATCACACACAATAATCATCGGGCAGGAATCCGGCATTCCCTGAGCTGAGAGCGCAGCACTTAAGCCGGCAAATTCCTGCGCTGCTGCTGAGTAATCTTGGAACGGCTTACCCTGCAGCGCCACAATACCCGGCAGAATCAGCGCCGCCGGCCCCCAGTCCTGCTGCGCGTGCAGAAGCTCCGGCACTTCTGTACAGAGGCTCCGTTTTTGCTCTCCAACCGCCGCAAAAATCACCTTGCTCCCGGTATTTATCCCGGTACCGGAATAATCCAGGGTATCAATGGTTGTATTCGTCTGGAAATGTATATCACGGCGCAGATTAATCCGCTCCAGAATATACGCCAGGAATCCGGGAATATCATGCGTGCTTACCGGGCGGTCCTCTTCCGCTGTAATGAACAGATACTTCGCCAGACTAAGCTGTCCTGTTCCGAGAATCCGGTTAGCAATCGTCAGAAGCTCCGCCGGCTGCTTAAGCTGCTGATACGGTGTATACCGTTCACTGCCGATAGCGAAGAGCAGCGGGTGCACACCGGAAGCGTCTACCGCATGCACCTCTTTGACTCCGGGGACCTCCGATTGGATGGCTCCGCCGGTCAGCTCATGAATCAGCTCGCCGAAGGCGGTGTCCTCTTGCGGCGGACGTCCGACAACGGTGAAGGGGAGAATTGCCCCCTGCTTGGCATATACCTTATGCACCCTCAGAACCGGGAAAGGATGGGTCAGGCTGTAATAGCCCAGATGATCGCCGAACGGGCCCTCCGGCTTGGTCTCGCCTGGATGGATCTCCCCTGTAATGACGAAATCCGCATCACTGCTGATACAGTAGCCGTCCACATAGCTGTAGCGGAAATGGCGTCCGGCCAGCAGCCCGGCGAAGGTCATCTCGCTCAAGCCCTCCGGCAGCGGCATTACCGCCGATAAGGTATGCGCCGGAGGTCCGCCGATGAAGATGCTTACCTTGAGCGGCTCTCCGCGCTTGTTCGCGTGACTCTGATGAATTCCGATGCCGCGGTGAATCTGGTAATGTACCCCGGCCTCCTTATTCAGCTCATACTCATTCCCGCTGATCTGGATACGGTACATTCCAAGATTGGAGTTCATAATCCCCGGCTTGTCCGGGTCTTCCGAATACACCTGCGGCAGGGTGATGAAGGCACCGCCGTCATCCTGCCAATGCTTGATCTGGGGAAGATCAGATAGCTTGATTTCCCCGAAGCCGGCAGGCACACCGCCCTGCTTCTTCAGCGGCAGTGCTTTTCTCGCCGCAAGCGCGGTCCCGGCATACCTGAACGGCTGCTTAAGCGCCTTCATAGGATTACTGCGCAGGGCAATAACGGCCTGCGAGGATTCCCAGGTATCCCGGAAAATGAACTTGCTGCGCTCTATAGTGCCGAACAGGTTCGATACCGCACGGTATTTCGAGCCCTTAACCTTTTCGAATAACAGTGCGGGACCACCTGCTTCATAGACCTTCATATGTATTGCCGCCATCTCCAGATGCGGGTCAACTTCCTCATGTATGCGAATTAAATGGCCGTGCTTCTCCAGGTCAATAATACATTCTTCCATTGTGCGATATGACATGCTTCTACCCCGATCCTACAAAGAATATGAACCTCTATATTATCAATGAGAGCGCCGCCCAGGTCAATCGCCGGGAGATACCTGCAATTTTAAGTAATTTCTTGCCTTCCTCTCCAAGGTGCCTATATTATAATTGTAAACCGGACAGCTCCGGATAAACAAACGGCAAAGGAGCCTTGCAAATGGTCATTAAAAAAGTAACCTGGCTGGAGCTCTTCTACGATCTGCTGTTTGTCGCAGCGGTATCCAAAGCCAGCCATGTGCTGCTGCATGTAGAGGATGAGATCCTGTCAATGGAGACACTGGGCAAATTCGTCCTGATTTTCATTCCGATCTGGTGGGCCTGGGTAGGGCAGACGCTGTTTGTGAACCGCTATGGGCAGGATACATTACAGCACCGGATGTTCCTCATCATCCAGCTGTTCTTCGTACTGATCATGACAGCCAGCCTGTCTGTAGATTTCGACACCAATTATTATCCGTTCCTGATCGGCTATCTCGGGCTGCGTGCCATGACTGCGGTACAATATCATTATGCGCATGCCAGGGAGACCGGCCATCTGCGGAACACGGCCCGCTACCTGGGAACACGCTTCTGGATCGGGCTCGTGATCTCCGCGTGCTCGCTGTTCTTCGACTCCTGGCTCCGGTATGCCGTCCTGTACGCCGGGATTGTGCTGGATGTCTTGCTCCCGCTGACCGGACGGAAGATTCTTGTAAAGACTCCCGCCAACACGCATCATCTGCTGGAGCGCTTCTCCCTGTTTGCCCTGATCCTGCTTGGTGAATCTGTAGTCAGCATTCTTGCCGTTCTGCAGTCCAGCACCTGGACCGGACAATCCGTCAGCTTCGCAGCCTTGACCTTTGTGCTGATTATCGCAATGTGGTGGCAGTATTATGACAACCTGGAGAAAAAGGTTGACCAGCATGTGCAAACTGCCGGACAGACGATTATTTACGGGCATCTCTTTATCTACTTGTCGTTATGTATGCTGGCCGCGTCGATCCAGCTGCTCTTCCTTGACCAGCTTCATTACGGGCTGATGCTGAATTTCATCTTCGGGTCTGTCTTGATCTACTTCGCATCTACAACCCTGGTCTTCCATGTCTACAGGCACAAGCAGCACCGGCTGGGCTTCATGCATCTGGCGCTGCTCACCGCCATCCTGGTCTGCTCCTATGTGCTGGATATCGTCATCCATATGCCGAATACGGTGATCATGGGGGAATTGGCCCTGTTCTTTGCGGTGTATGCGAAGATTACTACGTAGCATAATTAAGTGGAAAAACATCATATAATCCTGCGCGAAACACTTCGTCTGAGGATTTAATTGGAAAAACAGCACTTAATTCCACTGAATATCCGGCTTAAGGAAGTAATCAGTGGAATTAAGTGTATTATTTCCAATTAAATTTGTTAATGAGTCTGTTACGGAGAAATTAAATGTACAAAATCCAACTAAACTTGCGGCGCGCGGCTAAGGAAGGTTGGCGGCCGCGGCTGAGCTACCAGTGAATTCAATCTGATCATAGCTGTAGTAAGCTTGCAGAATCTGCTCCCTGCCATCCATGAACAGTTGGTCAGCTACGCCGCCGGCCAGCTTCGGAATCGCATTCCTCAGGCCGGAGATCGCCGAGGCGGATAAGCCGCAGCTGGCCAGTGCGGAGTAATTGAAGACGAACAAGCCGTGCAGGAGACTCCGCCCGGCTTCATCCCGGCTCTGCAGCGCGAACGCGGAGCTGAGATATGGATGGGCATCCAGCAGCGGATTCGCCGCTCCTGCAGGCGCCTGGTAACGGTCACTCCAGCGGGCGATATGACGCTCAAGCCCCTGCAGCTCCGGCCGCAGCGCCGGATCACTGATCAGCCCGGTGCTGATGATCAGGAAGTCGAAGCTGAACTCCCCCTTAGGGGTTGTGACCTGCACCCCTTCCCCTGACCGGGCAACGCTTAGCCAAGGTGAACCGAGATGCAGGCGGAATCCCGGCCAGGCGGCGGCGCGGGCGAAGGTATCATTCGTCGGCGGCTGGTTGCAGCTGAAGAAATGCGAGATTACCGCATATTTGTCCTCATCCGCGAGGGCATGGAACCGATCAATCATACCGGAACCTTCCATCTGGCGGATAGGGTTGATCTTAGGCAGCTGCTCGCGCCGGACAAACACATGCGCTTCAGCCGCACCTTCATTGAGCGCGAAGCTGGCATTGTCGAAGGCCGAGGCCCCGCCGCCGAGGATGGCTATCCGCTTGCCGCGGAGTACGGCGGGATCGATCTTTTGCGAGGTATGTGCGTACAGATGCTCCGGCAGATTGGCTGAGATCATCGGCGGCACATGCCACTCGCCTCCGCCCTGAATACCTGTCGCCAGCACTATTTTACGTGCGAGCAGCTGCCCCTGCACCGCCCCTTTCCCTTCAACATGAAGCCGGAAAATCCCGTCAGAGCCGGGCTCGATCATCCGCAGGCGCACCTCATTTCTGACCGGCAGCTGCAGCACCTCCCGGTACCAGCGCAAGTAATCCATCCATTGCCCGCGCGGAATTTTGTCCACCTGCTCCCAGGCTTCCGCACCATGCTGGGCTTCCCACCAGGAGCGGAAGGTTAGTGAAGGAATTCCGAGATCTATCGAGGTCAAATGCTTCGGAGTGCGCAGCGTCACCATCCGGGCATAGGTAGTCCAAGGGCCTTCCAGTCCACCTGCATTCTCATCAATAATCAGAATGTTGGAGATCCGTTCGCGCAGCAGGCCGAAGGCAGCACCAAGGCCGCTTTGCCCGCCGCCCACAATTACTACATCGTAGACATGCCCTTCAGTATGCTTCAGAGGATGGACCCAGTCTGTGCCGCCATAGGCAAGATAAGACAAATCGGTCTTCACACGTTCATTCAAGGCTTGCAGGCTCATCATTCCTCAGACCTTTCGCTGGCATCTTTAGGCTGCATATTTACGGCTGTCCCGCAGTGTACCACACCTATACCTGTGGCCACATTATAGCTTTTATCCCCGCATTTTTAAATATTCGCGTTATGTTTATTGTCATCAAAACCAATTTACGCGCTTATAATTGTGAATCAAAACAATATTTCAGCTTTTTTAGAGTATATTCCTTGACACGAAACTTTGCACCTGGCTTAAGCAGCTATTTTCATGTCACTAATATTCACTCTGGAAATCATAAAGAAGTGAAGAAGCTTACTGAAACCGCTCGAAGCAATCATAATTCCGCTGGCGGTGAATCAGGTTGTCCTTGAATTCAAAAACACAGCAGAAATACGCCTTCAGCTCCTGACCTGCCTTGAAGGCTCCGGCGTCTACCGCTACAACAGCGCTCCAGACCACCTCGGCGATCAATGTATTCCCGGCTTCATAAGTATGCTGAATATCATACTTCTGTGAGGAGAGCAGCTTGCGGCCACCCGGCATCCGTTTGAATAACAGCTCACGGTCACTCACGGTAAGCTGGGGCGTTAACGCATTCGGAAATTCCGTCTGCTCAATCTCAGGGTGCAGGATTTGCGCGTAATCGGCCTCGTCTGTCTTAAATTGCTCTGTCAGCTCGAAAAATCTGGTAACTGTCTGCAGCTTCATTTTTCCATCTCCTGTCATCACAACTGAGGATAACCCTCTCTGTAGAATTTCGCCGGACAGCTGTCTTTTTCCTACTGTACTTAGAGCTGTTATTCCGCATTTCGTCTTCATACCTTGAGGGGATAGAGATGCTCATGATTATGATCATTGAATACATAAGCTGACCCCGGCTATATACTTCTGCTGTTCCTCATCTGGTATCATATGTCCGGATTGATCGAATTCAACAACAGCACAGAATGGCAGTTCAGTCCTATATATATGCAGCGTCTCATCTGACAGGTCCGAACCGAGCTCTGCCGTCTTGTTCCTGCCTGCAAACAGTGTGACTGGGATCAGAAGCTCAGGCAGCTGTGCGGAGAAGTCCACTTCCCGGGCATCCCGCGCTAACCCTTGAATGGCCTCCAGACGCATATAGTTCAGAATCGGCACCTCTTGATACACCAGGCTGCTCCAGAAATTCACCGCTTCAGCAGACAAGCTGCGGTGAAGTGGTGGCTGGTCTACAAGAATAAGCCCCTTCATCTGCTCCTGATGCTGCAGACTCCAGCCAAGCGCATAAGCGGCACCACGTGAGAACCCAAGAATATAATAGTTCTCCAGCCTGCAATGCCGCACCACCGCCGCAATATCAGACAGATGGTCCTCCAGCCCATAGCCGGTTGCTGGCGTTGAGCTCAGCCCCCGGCCGCGGAAGCTGAATGCTAACACATGTCCCGGTACATTCGCCAGAAGCGGGATTGCCCGTTCTGCCGGCTCCCATAACCCGCCAATGATTAGCAGCGAAGCTTTACCGGAAGACTGTTTTCCGGATTCCAGAACATGTAACGCCAAGGGGCCATTATGTACAAAGTAACTTTTCAACTCTATCTTCATCCTCCCGCAAGAATTAGTATTTTTCCAACACACTATAAATATGTAACTTACTATTTATTATAATGTTAATGGTACAGCAATATCAAAACTCATGCTGTGACAAAAGGCAGCAGAGCGCAACAACGCGCCCCGGCTTAACCGGAGCGCATAATTCCCTTAGAAACGGGCTACGAAGAACTCACGGTTCGAAGGAACAAACTTCTGGGTGCGCTGCACATTATCCGCATCGATGATTCTAAGCGTGTAGCTTACAGTAGTCAGGGTGCTGATCGTATTAAACTGGGCTACGCCAAATTCATCAAACGGTGCGGTGATAACTGTGCCGGAGCTTCTGGTCAGTGTAGCCTTCCAGTCCTGGGTTTCATAAGGAACGTTATTGTTATTTACCGCGAGCACGATGAAATTGCTGAGAACCTGTTTAATTCTCCGTCTCTTGGGTCTGACCGCCGATGCTTTGGCTTTTTGGGACATAACGAGGCGTTTTGCCAGCAATGCCTTCTTCTCTGACTCTTTCAATTGCTTCACCACTTTCTGTTAGGATACAGTAGTAAATGCATGTCAGGAACAAAGCGAAACTTCTAATTGCCTACTGCTCATTGAAATGTGGTAGTGTCCTATATTCATAGTTTCGTACCCGCCAGGCATCCGGCCGCATATTATGCTCCCATAGAGGTGATCACAGTTATGAGTGACAAGTCATGGGTACAGCAGCATGCAGCCAAGCTTAACCATCCCCTGAAGCATATGATACGCAAGTCTTATTCATCTGCAGCTAATTCTGCAGCGATTCCGGTTATTATCCAGTTCAAGCGTCCGCTCACACCAGCCGGAATGCGGTCGCTGCAGACTCATCTGGGACAGCATGCTTTCAAGGTGAAGCATCATCTGCCGCTGCACCAGGCTGTTGCTTCACAGCTTTCGCTGAAATGCCTGGAACGGATGTGCTGCTGGCCCGGTGTCCGCAAGGTATATCTCGATGGAATCAAGAAAGCTAATCTGAATATTGCCACTCCGTCCATTGGAGCAACTGTAGTAAGACAGATCAAAGGGCTTACCGGTAAAGGGATTAACATCGCCGTCCTTGATACAGGGGTGTACCCGCATCCGGATCTGACCCGGCCCGTGAACCGGATCATTGCCTTCAAGGATTATATCAATCACCGGAAATGCCCCTATGATGATAACGGTCACGGTACACATATTACCGGGGATGCAGCCGGGAACGGCTGGTCGAGCAAGGGGAAATACAGAGGTCCGGCACCGGAGGCAGGTATCGCCGGCATCAAGGTGCTGGATAAGAACGGGGACGGCTACGATTCTACCATTATAAAAGGCATTGAATGGTGCATAGCCAACCGCAGGA encodes:
- a CDS encoding PAS domain S-box protein is translated as MERYRANRLLGGLAVYLAAYLVSVLLDIRPLWGILTIITPMLVCIYYRVSGPPPSLLKRPLRLIQFGFFLWVICNALLIIGQYGFKFGREDTSAFTLTILTFYCVTRIFILIAALQLYGIFKRGMNKLQVLWDQITTLECIVGSVWFVFFQDGFSPLTEMNYRSLILFFYLLVPLLTLAALMLVWVYMRREYLNSGFILLTFSLSMISCLDLMQALSDGIISGYPIDGFYKISVLCAAASGILLYKYPKQAVQEADEQQPEAEGRTLKGGILFLAYPALVFVIKGFSVYVFLYFTIIIMAYFIVRLYAKQINNTRKLLETEREYSEKLKLYMDVVEQSPLSIVITDKDTRIEYINPYFTEVTGYTLEEVVGKTPGILKSNKTSRETYRNLWETLKLEGKWQGEFINRKKSGEEYTEAVIISSITNDNGETTHYVGIKENVSEYKRIKKELSDQLYFTSQLVDTLPHPMLYMDAEGNFFGCNTAYEEAFQVSREVLTGTPMSDLPYLSSKDLGIINEMKEEVIISGQPVNRQVQREFASGEVHDILYSLSAYHLSDGTVGGYMGILTDISVMKSKEKELLNSRNFLDAIINHIPVMITVKEAQTLKIFKANQAGAAFVGFTPEEMEGKDNYDLFPRELASRLNSSDRKVLDTGKFFSEIEINTDDAELCNLKYVLTSKVPLLDSDGTPLYLLSVSEDITEVKRKEEELKFALNLAEEATAAKSQFLANMSHEIRTPMNAIIGMAHLALKTDLDPKQKDYISKIHNAGTSLLGIINEILDFSKVESGRLELENIDFELPDVIGHAIDLSGQSAQDKGLRLSVEIPPEVPFQLSGDPLRLGQILTNLLSNAVKFTEKGEVVVIVERITMVDSMLKLKFSVRDTGMGMSKETEGKLFQAFTQADSSTTRRFGGTGLGLAISRKLVEVMGGSLWVESEEGQGSTFSFTAWFGMPSAPEHGSRLSGPQAGVHDKDYGLGGVRVLLVEDHEINQQIAAELLLSQGMVVDIAGNGAEAVRRIAEMHEELPYQLVLMDLQMPVMDGFEAARTIRETEAALPIIAMTARTMHEERERSYEAGMNGHVAKPIDPDILFAKIRRWTTDAHKENPQETAEPEGIQQPELPRAAGLFMEGIDTENGLRRVGNNEELYLRLLVKYSESQRGTVKQMRSFIRQEDDAAVYMLAHSLKGVAGNLGVREVQFLADTLGRMANYQDQPEKVERLLQLLDTAVQESCTAIRRHWESAVRAAAAAAVEETVNDGQPPGQIAGKLLGLLKDSDSEAVDYFISVRSLLAELLIPGQLEELTDFLNRFEYESAIEIVETAIRESNNEQRLI
- a CDS encoding GNAT family N-acetyltransferase, which gives rise to MEEFATERLIIRRFRAGDGEDLHDYLSQEEVVRFEPYGVYDEASSKTEAVRRADDPAFWAVCLKDSGKLIGNLYFQQQDPPQFQTWMLGYVFNGRYQGCGYAVEACRKLLTYGFGTLGIRRVTAFCNPDNHRSWHLLERLKLRREGHFLQTGYFKHDEYGNPRWHNTYAYGVLGSEWMEAHQAETAE
- a CDS encoding copper amine oxidase N-terminal domain-containing protein: MKIKPKLLLLPALAFALAFSIPAAPASAAKSASEVQIQITFSNGLDITGSAISKAQIKNGVSYMPASLVKIAGIEIAWNNSSKTASFTGWNKSFQVKLGSISGVLDGNKISLDGAPYMYNKELYVPAKFLAKAMEGGPVVWDPAAKTLLLNRLHMYRSYSETYEGQVYSLSLDSGELYVTSKQNKKTRLATLGYGLDLVDFTFERTPAGLTLLQISNNYGEPHIHVEYYSYLLKNGSILRQGHTDFHTTFGEAAVWADGKLVMNDRQTLRLIEDGTCAVAETIDLPELLGTSVTRDVYYNVEAVYPDVLLVRPSNNAFLTLVNRSTGEQTLLYKELLNPSRQQQVEQPDSMFPGDYLYLIKRDGDVFTFKARNMVNGKDEVYTYTLAGTE
- a CDS encoding UbiD family decarboxylase; this translates as MSYRTMEECIIDLEKHGHLIRIHEEVDPHLEMAAIHMKVYEAGGPALLFEKVKGSKYRAVSNLFGTIERSKFIFRDTWESSQAVIALRSNPMKALKQPFRYAGTALAARKALPLKKQGGVPAGFGEIKLSDLPQIKHWQDDGGAFITLPQVYSEDPDKPGIMNSNLGMYRIQISGNEYELNKEAGVHYQIHRGIGIHQSHANKRGEPLKVSIFIGGPPAHTLSAVMPLPEGLSEMTFAGLLAGRHFRYSYVDGYCISSDADFVITGEIHPGETKPEGPFGDHLGYYSLTHPFPVLRVHKVYAKQGAILPFTVVGRPPQEDTAFGELIHELTGGAIQSEVPGVKEVHAVDASGVHPLLFAIGSERYTPYQQLKQPAELLTIANRILGTGQLSLAKYLFITAEEDRPVSTHDIPGFLAYILERINLRRDIHFQTNTTIDTLDYSGTGINTGSKVIFAAVGEQKRSLCTEVPELLHAQQDWGPAALILPGIVALQGKPFQDYSAAAQEFAGLSAALSAQGMPDSCPMIIVCDDSRFLSGHHNNFLWATFTRSNPSHDIYGVNSTVEHKHWGCDNVIIDARVKPHQAPPLIEDPEVQHNIQRIFAPGASLGGMNK
- a CDS encoding low temperature requirement protein A — translated: MVIKKVTWLELFYDLLFVAAVSKASHVLLHVEDEILSMETLGKFVLIFIPIWWAWVGQTLFVNRYGQDTLQHRMFLIIQLFFVLIMTASLSVDFDTNYYPFLIGYLGLRAMTAVQYHYAHARETGHLRNTARYLGTRFWIGLVISACSLFFDSWLRYAVLYAGIVLDVLLPLTGRKILVKTPANTHHLLERFSLFALILLGESVVSILAVLQSSTWTGQSVSFAALTFVLIIAMWWQYYDNLEKKVDQHVQTAGQTIIYGHLFIYLSLCMLAASIQLLFLDQLHYGLMLNFIFGSVLIYFASTTLVFHVYRHKQHRLGFMHLALLTAILVCSYVLDIVIHMPNTVIMGELALFFAVYAKITT